In Notolabrus celidotus isolate fNotCel1 chromosome 22, fNotCel1.pri, whole genome shotgun sequence, the genomic stretch AAAGTGCAGGTGTGATGTTCAGAGGAAAGCAGGTGACATTAGTTGAAGGATGAAGATGGATGGAGTTGAggtatttaaaataagaaacGGGTGACGCCTCCTGTCTTATAATTAATCCTGTGTCCACTCAGTCCAACATCAAACAAGAACTGGTTTAATATCCATGTAACCAGGGTAAGGAGAGAAAAAGCCTCTTCATGCTATGATCTATGCTCAGCATCATGTCTTTAAACTCTTCCtctactcctcctcttcctccaggcTGAGCTGAAATTACTTCTTTTAAAGTCTAAATCATTCGTCCTGAAGCAAAGTGAGCGCTTGGATGGGATCATGAGGTCAGTGGTCAGGGTATGTGTTGTGCTGTATGGAAGGTTTGTGTTGAGATGTATGGTGGGTGTGTGTTGGGGTTTATGGTGGGTGTGTGTTGGGGTGTACGGAGGGTGTGTGTTGAGATGTATGGagagtgtgtttgggtgtgtggaGGGTGTGTGTTGGGGTGTATGGAGGGTGTGTGTTGAGGTGTATGGAGGGTGTGTGTTGAGACGTATGGAGGGTGTGTGTTGGGGTGTATGGAAGGTTTGTGTTGAGTTGTATGGAAAGTGTGTGTTGGGGTGTATGGAGGGTGTGTGTTGGGGTGTATGGAGGGTGTGTGTTGAGACGtatggagggtgtgtgtgttgagttgTATGGAGAGTGTGTGTTGGGGTGTATGGAGTTTGTGTGTTGAGCTGTATGAAGGGTGTGTGTTGGGGTGTATGGAGAGTGTTATTTGGGGTGTTGGAGGGTGAGTGTTGGGGTGTATGGAGGATGTGTGTTGGGGTGTATGGAGGGTGTGTGTTGGGGTGTATGGAGGGTGTGTGTTAGGGTGTATGGAGGGTGTGTGTTGGAATTAATGGAAGGTGTGTGTTGGGGTGTATGGAGAGTGTGTGTTGAGATGTATGGTGGTGTGTTGGGGTGTATGGAGGGTGTGTGTTGAGATGTATGgagggtgtgtgtttgggtgtatgGAAGGTTTATGTTGAGGAGAATGGAGGGTGTGTGTTAGGGTGTATGGAAAGTGTGTGTTGGGGTGTATGGAGGGTGTGTGTTGAGATGTATGgagggtgtgtgtttgggtgtatgGAAGGTTTATGTTGAGGAGAATGGAGGGTGTGTGTTGGGGTGTATGGAGAGGCTGTGTTGGGGTGTATGGAGGTTGTGTGTTGAGATGTATGGAAAGCGTGTGTTGGGGTGTATGgagagtttttgttgagatgtATGGAGGATGTGTTCGGGTGTATGGAGGGTGTGTGTTGGGGTGTATGgagagtttttgttgagatgtATGGAGGGTGTGTATGGCGGGTGTGTGTTGGGGTGTATGGAGGTTGCGTGTAGTATCGTTGTTGGGGCATGGTACTTTGTACCAGCAGCAGCTGCCTCATGtttggaacatgtttgtttgtttgaaaggCTGGTTGCGATGTCAGAGAAGGAGGCAGGACTTAAGAACCTTGGAATCCTCTTCATTTTTACGTTCACTGTCACATCTGACACCCAGTGCTACATATCTAATTAAATCAACATATTTAAAGTCTGATCATGCTACAGAGCCAAAGGATTGTTATCCGCGTTTCATCATCACATAAAATATTCTAATTCTAGCTTTCTCAGGTAATGCCACGTCCGATTGAATTTAGCACCTCTTAAACAAATCTCACTTTCAACTTATTGTACAATTTCCTACAGCAGCGGCCAAAACAGATTTCAGACTTGAAATGGACTTTAATCTTCTACAAAACTCTCAGGATATCAAtagggatttttaaaaaacagagcaatgtaaaatcaaatcaaacaacttaaaaaaaaaagcctaaataaaaacatacctGCACATGCCAAATACAAAAtccaataaatacagaaattatTGCACAGTTAAAGGCTCCACATATGTTCAAACTCAACTGACTGATTGTTTCAAAAGGAACTCCAAATGAGGCAGTTGACAGCTTCACTCGGCGTTGGGACGGTGTCTCCACTCTTTGTTCTCAgttggcagttttttttttaaaaaacacacaaaaaaacaaaaattaccattatttcagaaaaaagagtaTCCAGCTCCCCAATTAGTTCATCAGTTAGTCAGTGTGGCATTTGGGAACAGGGTTCAGGTTCTCTCTGCTTGTTCAATTTTGACCTCATTGGTCATCAAATGTTCTCCATGCcactttttcatgtgtttttccaAAGTGCTGTACACGCTGAATGGCATTTGGCAAATGTCACAGCGGTACACTTCCTTACCCATTTGGCCGTGAGTCTTCATGTGGCGCGTGAGCTTTGAGCTCTGAGCACAAGCATAATTGCACAGGTCGCATTTATAGGGCCGCTCTCCGGTGTGGCTGCGCCGGTGCACCGTCAGGTTGCTACAGTTCTTGAACACTTTACCACAGAACTCACAGGTGTCACACCTCCTGCTGTCCTTAGAAGTGGGTCGGCCTGAACTGCCGTTTCCGCTCAGGTGAGGTGTGCTGCCTCCGCTGGCGGTGCCGCTGCGGCCCGACAGCCCACCATCCAGCAGGTCACCTGGGGGCGTGGAGAACCGCAGGCTGCCGTTCTCAGATGAGTGCTCAGAGGAAGTGGCGAAGGGTGATTGTCTGGAGTCAGTGAAGCCAAGAAAAGGGTCCTTGATGAAGTGTCGTGAGGCAGCGTAGCCCACCAACCACTGGGAGTAGACGTTCTCAGAGGGTATGTGGGGGGCAGGGGGAATGTCCAAGTCCTTCTCGATTTTGATCCTCTTATTGGATGAGTTGGACAGGGTAGGGCTGGTGATGGGGGTGGGCTTACGTGGAAACAGGCCTGAGAAAGAGTCCCCGGAGCCACAGTTCCGGCCATTTATGGTTGTCCTCTCCTGCCGCTGGTGATGGTCTATCTCCCCAGCCACTGAGTCCTCGTCCCCAGTGTCCCGCTGGCCGTCAGAGCACCTCTTTGAGAAGGGCATCTGTTTACGATTGTCAACGATCAAGTTATTAAACTGCTGTATTGAGTTGAGTCCTGCTCCATCCACCATCTTGTCCAGGCTGAATGAGGACTTCTCCTCTGAGGGTGGTTTGGATCCGTTCTCCCTGTTCCTGTAGAACTCAGACTCCATGCTGAAGTTGGATTCTGGTCGACTCTCATTCTCCagttcttcttcctcctcctcctcctcttcctcctcatttcCTTCCCCCTGGAAGTCCCTGTCACGGTTCTTCATGCCCTCCCCTGTGACATCACTCGTTCCTGGCTCTGGGGAGCTCGTGGTGGATAGTCCATCATCTGAGCGCCCTGTCAAAGATCCagctttgtgcatgtgtgtcttcaTGTGTCTCTTCAGCTTGCTGGCCTGAGAGCAGGCGTGGTCACACAGCTGGCACTTGTATGGTTTTTCTCCGGTATGGCTGCGCCGATGCACCACCAAGTTGCTCTGGAATTTGAAGGTCTTCCCGCAGAACTCACAGGACTTgactttgttctggttctggggAGGGGTAGTGCTGTTTGGGGGCATTGGTGGTAAGGGAGGCGTGCTCAGAAAGGGCGATTTGGGCCCAGATTGgaaggggttagggtttagtaGTCGGTGCATAGGGTTGGCTCTGCTGGGAGACAGTGGGGGGGTGGTGCTGTTGTTGTTCCCTGCCAGCTCTCGTAGCCGTCTGGAGAAGTCCATGGACTGGGACTCCATGGCCATGGGTGTCAGTCGCATCACCCGCTCAAAGGCACTTGGGTGCTGGGAGATGAGACCCATTTCCTCTACACTGAGCCGTTCCAGCCGGTGGGGGTCCAGGTGGAGGCGAGGAGGCGGGCTGACAAATGGAGGTGTGTTCTGTAGGCGATTCTCCACAAAGCCTGGAGGAGGCTCTCGGAGCAGGGGGCCTGTCATCCTCAGGAGGTGGAAGGGGTTGTTGTCTCCAAGGAAGTTGGTGAGGGGGGACTGCGGGATGGAGTCATTGCCAATGGGGGGAGGCATAGAGATGCGGGGGGTGAGGGCGGTGCTGGAAGGGTTGGACTCAAGGTAGATGCGGATACCGTGTGTGTTCTGGGCATGCTGCAGCAGGAACCAGGCGCTGGGGAAAGGCTGTTTACAGGTGGTGCAGATGTAGTTGGAAGGTTCGTCCCTGGGACCTAAATCACACAAAGAATCAAAAATACACTGTCAGAAactcaaaaagagaaaaacttagAGACACATAATCAGAGACATCAGGAAGAAACACAATCAGAGACTATCAGAGACTATCAGACACTATCAGAGACTATCAGAGACTATCAGAGACACAATCAGAGACACATATAATCAGAGACACAATCAGAGACACATATAATCAAAGACATCAGCAAGAAACACCATCAGAGACTATCAGACACTATCAGACACAATCAGAGACTACCAGACACTATCAGACACAATCAGAGACTATCAGAGACACAATCAGAGACTATCAGACACTATCAGAGACACAATCAGAGACACTATCAGAGACTATCAGACACTATCAGAGACACAATCAGAGACACTATCAGAGACTTTCAAAGACTATAAGAGACACTATCAGACACTATCAGAGACTATAAGAGACACTATCAGAGACTATCATAGACTATAAGACACTATCACAGACTATCAGAGACTATAAGAGTCACTATCAGAGACACTATCAGAGACTATAAGAGTCACTATCAGAGACACTATCACAGACTATCAGAGACTATAAGAGTCACTATCAGAGACGCTATCAGAGACTATAAGAGTCACTATCAGAGACTATCAGAGACACTGTCAGAGACTATAAGAGATTATAAGAGTCACTATCAGAGACTATAAGAGACACTATCAGACACTATCAGAGACTTTCAAAGAATATAAGAGACACTATCAGAAACACTATCAGAGACTATCACAGACTATCAGAGACACCATCATGAGACTATCAAAAACACAATCAGAGACTATCAGAGACACTATCACAGTATACCAGAGACTATCAgagacactgtgtgtgtgcgtgtaaaagtgagtgtgtgtgtgcgtgtgaatgggagagtgtgtgtgcgtttgtgtgcattttaatgtgagagtgtttgtgtgtctgtatgtgtgtgcatgtaagtgtgtatgtgcgtgtgcatttgtgtgtgtgtgtgtgtgtatgtgacctCCCGGGGGAAGTCAGTCCAGCGCAGATGGCAAataaagcatgcagcccaaGGCGAGAGCACATTATGCTAATTCTAATGTCAGCTGTACTTTAATATACGACTCTATTTAATCTGCACATTATTCACTACAACactgtttgcgtgtgtgtgtgtgcgtgtgtgtgtgtgtgtacgtgtgtgcgtgtgggtgtgtgtgtatgaggagGAAGTAAGAACATCCTAACCATTGGTACTGTAagtgtgtttacagtgtgtgtatgtgtgttgggttgctctctctctctctctgaccttaaactctgtctctgtatgaacattaattaattaagatCAGACAGTGGacacttttctccctctctctccctccctctctctctctctctctctacggTCAGCAGCGACACGTTGGTGTGTGTGACTGagctgctgtgttatgaaaacaGATATGACAGCAGTGGTGGGTTCCAGCTTCATCACGGAGAGGGACTCAGGCAGTAAGAGGCGAGCTGTAAACAAAGATGGCTGCTGAGCTGCTTTGTGGTCTCATCAACATCAGGACTGTTCCTCACACAAACCTACATCATCAGATGTCACctgtctgctctgtgctgctggcTCCGCCCCCTCCACGCCTCTGAGACACTGTACTGAAAAATCACACACAGGCCCGCCTGCTCTGTCGGCTCACAGTCATCCCGCCTCTCTTCTCTGCACCTCTGTTTCTACCTCTGATGGCGGCACAGCGGCGGAACGACCTCACTGAGGTTCTAAAGGTAGAGATTTTTAAAAGCTGTGACACACCCGTGCAAGGCAAAGGGCATGTATTGCACAAATATGGCGGTCAACTGGTTTGTTTACGTCTGTTAATGTTAGGGTTAAcagcatttttaaaaggaaggagACGCTCAACATACATTGACCCGACACACTGATTAAACAttatcgccacctactggtCTGGCATGCTTACGCAGGTGTTTTCAACCTTTTCTGTGTTGTGGCGTGGACAGAGAAACATCGTTAACGTGTGGACGCCGCctcactctgattggctggcttCGCATCATGTAACGAAACTAAGAGTCAGGCCTGTGTGATACCTGAAAGTCTGACCTCTAATGACCTCTGATGACCTCTGATGACCTCTGCTGCTCATTCACAAACTAACAGTGACACGGACCTTCATCATCACACAGTCCTCTCTGAGTCACCAGCACACTGagggttaacacacacacacagacacacacacacacacacacacacacacactgtcgaCGTGTTTATAATATCTGACAGCAGAGCACAGAGAGACAGTTTACTACCACAAACacagtgaatgagtgtgtatttgtgtgtgtgtgtgtgtgtgtgtctgtgtgtgtgtgtgtgtgtgtgtgtgtgtgtgtgttttaattccTTTAAACTAGGTGTCATGAGGTTGAGGTCCAGAAGTCTGTCTGCAGGTCGGCTCAGCCTGGGAGCCAATCAGGTTGCAAGGGGAGCCCACACCACCCCTGACCACCCTTCTTAAACACATCCCTGCATAGACCGAGGATGGAGTCTGAGCAGCTGGCTCTGCTCCCTGTCTCTGACTTGGTCCACCATCCTGTCCTCTCTATAAAGACACACAGGATTACCCTTTCAGGATAATCCGGTACATGAACCTGGAGTCAGACCTGATCGCCTGCATCAGCAGGAAACTGATGAGCTGCAGGTGAAACAGCAGGTGTGAATCAGTGCAGCAGCTTCAACTTGTGGTGACAGAGCATGAAGAGCTGAAAGGTCTATAGTCTCCAACACTCTGTACCATGACTGACACCTGTCCAGGTAACACTGAACATCCGACAGCAGGGAAACTCTCTACCATGACTGTCGCAGGGTTCTCCTCTCAACACTGAAGGAGCAATTTACATCCAGCAGGTCTCCCAAAGTGCGACGCAGACATATTTCAAAAAGGTGAAAGAAGGCGAGAAAACCTAACCAAAGACAAACAACTAGGCAGGAGGTGAACGCTGACcagaacaataataacaataacaacaacgataattatttattattattattatagagaGGTATTAATAATAAGGgccactctctgtctctctctctctctctctctctctctctctctctctaattatTTATAAAGAGATTATGGATAATTATGGATAAATAAAAGGACGAAACAAAGCAAAGAAATGTTCAGTGTGTGTATCAGGATTGTGGGCTCAGAGGAGAACACCTGTCAGGTGGGCTGCaggctgtctctcaggctgtgacagaggTGGACATACCTtgctgcatctctctctctctgtctctctgtctctctctctctctctgtctctatctctatgtctctctctctctctctctgtctctctctctctcccctttgtCCTCCCTGGTTTGAGGATCCTGACTGTGATCAgacatgtttaatgttttcatctgtGAGGACAACATAACAGAGACGTCAGCAGAGGACCAAAGATATGTGAGGAGcagtaagaggaggaggagaggaacagaATGTGAAAGAAggggagaaggaagaggaaggtGATGAAGGAGCAGCGGTCTTAGTGTCTCTGTTTATAGTCACATGGCACCGCTCAGACTCTACGCTATATCCACTTTTTGTGCtcgatgaagaggaggatgtcGCCAAGCGGCAGGCTCAGCTGACACTGACCGCATGTCAGCAGGTCATGGTCTGCATGCAGGCCAGGAGGGAGGGTGTGGCCCAGACTGGGGTCCAACAGGTGAGGGGGGAGGACGAGAGGGTGAGGGGGGAGGCAGTCTGGGAGCAGGACGAATATACTGAAACTAAAAACCGGACATTGCCGCATCCTTAGTTTTAGGTTTAAGTCCTGCTGAGGCCATGACAGAAGTCCATGGCAGATACTCAAGACCTGTATTtttgccagagcacgacgcatcaatctcaacagagcagatggagctggacaggaagtcaggcaccaaaaccaaatgaaaacatccggttaattttcagaataaaacactctgtgttatcaccagatcctatttcacttaactacaacaacaaaccgtcatgatgagcggagccaggcctggagtcaaccggtcagaggttttcagaggaccagaaagacaacatggatgaggagaggaggaggagaatccttgattcagtgattaccgcgggaaaaccttggtcacatgactccagctgtccggaggtcctgctctgtgcagcGTTCTGAAAACAGCCAACAGACTGAGTGCAGTCTGAGACCCGTTTCTGTATTGGTCAAGATTCTGTATGTTTTCTTCCTCCAGCTTTTATGTAACAAATCTTCTTTATTCAATCGAATCTGTGCTGCGTTCACAAACAGCACGCCGTAAAAAATCCACacgttcttttattttaatatttctgcaATTCCTGCAGGCGAGATGCTCTCTGTTCCCAATGTCtgtgacactgtgtgtgtgaaagtgtgtgtcagtgtgtgtgtgtgtgtgtgtgtgtgtgtgtgtgtggactcatCTGCATAATGACTCTGTAGTTCTGCATTAATAACATTTGCATATGAAGCCGTGTTAATTACTGCTGATCAGCACGCTCTGCATTCATGCATCCTAATTCTCTGACACACACCAAAACGGACGTCCTAAGTCAGGGAGGAGACTgctgtgttcgtgtgtgtgtgtgtgtgtgtgtgtgtgtgtgtgtgtgtgtgtgtgtgtgtgtgtgtgtgtgtgtgtgtgtgtgtgtgtacctggcaTGTTTTCCTGTTTGGGGCAGATTCCTTTGATTggtgtcctctctctcctctcccctccatgTTCTCTTCttcgtcctcttcctccttcctcctcctcctcaggtgtcACCTGAATGCCGACCTCCACAGGTTCCAACACCTTCCTTAGCTCCACCCTCTGAGCATGGTGATGCAGGTTGTGGTGGGCGgggctccctcctcctcctcctcctcctcctcctcgctcgTTCATCTTGTCGTAGCAGCCGTTGGGCAGCAGCGGTGAGCTGCACTGCTTCTTTTTGTGCtcgatgaagaggaggatgtcGCCAAGCGGCAGGCTCAGCTGACACTGACCGCATGTCAGCAGGTCATGGTCTGCATGCAGGCCAGGAGGGAGGGTGTGGCCCAGACTGGGGTCCAACAGGTGAGGGGGGAGGACGAGAGGGTGAGGGGGGAGGCAGTCTGGGAGCAGGCCGCCATCGTGATGCTCAATTTCCGCTGACAAATCAgaagaacagaagaacagaagaaaagagtTAATGAGGATGAagtttaaactttaaatgttcagtttactGTGATTAATAAATCACACAGGGTAACTTTTCCTCTTCTTGAGACCGAACTGGAAATAATTTATGAAACAATATTGAAATAAATTTAGAACTGGaactgtgtttaaaaatgaatctaTCTGTAGATTATTACTTGAATTACTTGATCAAATTCAATATGACAGAACACAATATTTAAACAAACTCAGAaaacttttatcattatttttaaaaaaacagtagaatgaataaaacactaaaaacacaaacttaagACTCACATACAAACTAACAACCTGAAATTACTTTaacatgcacacattcacacacacgcacccacacacacacacacacacacacacacacacacacatagaaaagaGAGCTGCACTGAAAGCCTGAGAGCTCCCCCTAGcaggacaagagagagagaaactatAAAATGAGGGCGATGTACAGAATATGAGATGGTCGGTTAATTATAAGGTGTTTACCAaaccgctcacacacac encodes the following:
- the bcl11ba gene encoding BAF chromatin remodeling complex subunit BCL11B a, producing MSRRKQGNPQHLSQREITAEIEHHDGGLLPDCLPPHPLVLPPHLLDPSLGHTLPPGLHADHDLLTCGQCQLSLPLGDILLFIEHKKKQCSSPLLPNGCYDKMNERGGGGGGGGGSPAHHNLHHHAQRVELRKVLEPVEVGIQVTPEEEEEGGRGRRREHGGERRERTPIKGICPKQENMPGPRDEPSNYICTTCKQPFPSAWFLLQHAQNTHGIRIYLESNPSSTALTPRISMPPPIGNDSIPQSPLTNFLGDNNPFHLLRMTGPLLREPPPGFVENRLQNTPPFVSPPPRLHLDPHRLERLSVEEMGLISQHPSAFERVMRLTPMAMESQSMDFSRRLRELAGNNNSTTPPLSPSRANPMHRLLNPNPFQSGPKSPFLSTPPLPPMPPNSTTPPQNQNKVKSCEFCGKTFKFQSNLVVHRRSHTGEKPYKCQLCDHACSQASKLKRHMKTHMHKAGSLTGRSDDGLSTTSSPEPGTSDVTGEGMKNRDRDFQGEGNEEEEEEEEEEELENESRPESNFSMESEFYRNRENGSKPPSEEKSSFSLDKMVDGAGLNSIQQFNNLIVDNRKQMPFSKRCSDGQRDTGDEDSVAGEIDHHQRQERTTINGRNCGSGDSFSGLFPRKPTPITSPTLSNSSNKRIKIEKDLDIPPAPHIPSENVYSQWLVGYAASRHFIKDPFLGFTDSRQSPFATSSEHSSENGSLRFSTPPGDLLDGGLSGRSGTASGGSTPHLSGNGSSGRPTSKDSRRCDTCEFCGKVFKNCSNLTVHRRSHTGERPYKCDLCNYACAQSSKLTRHMKTHGQMGKEVYRCDICQMPFSVYSTLEKHMKKWHGEHLMTNEVKIEQAERT